A window from Canis lupus familiaris isolate Mischka breed German Shepherd chromosome 18, alternate assembly UU_Cfam_GSD_1.0, whole genome shotgun sequence encodes these proteins:
- the OR4C146 gene encoding olfactory receptor family 4 subfamily C member 146 (The RefSeq protein has 3 substitutions compared to this genomic sequence), with the protein MHLNNNVTEFILLGLTQDPVRKKIVFVTFLFFYLGTLLGNFLIITTIKTSQTLGSPMYFFLFHLSLSDTCFCTSIAPRMIVDALLKRATISFRECMIQVFSFHFFGCLEIFILILMAADRYVAICKPLHYTTIMSRQVCAVLVAIAWVGSCVHSLAQIFLALSLPFCGPNVIDHYLCDLQPLLKLACADTYVINLLLISNSGAICTLSFVMLMCSYVVILYSLRNHSAEGRRKALSTCISHIIVVVLFFGPCIFIYTRPATTFPMDKMIAVFYTLGTPLINPLIYTLRNAEVKNAMKKLWRKKLISDDKR; encoded by the coding sequence ATGCACCTGAATAATAATGTGACTGAGTTCATTCTGCTTGGATTGACCCAGGAtcctgttagaaaaaaaatagtgtttgtcacttttttgtttttctatttggggACATTGCTGGGTAACTTTCTGATTATTACTACTATCAAGACCAGCCAGACACTAGGGAGTCCaatgtacttcttccttttccaccTATCCTTGTCTGACACCTGCTTCTGTACTTCCATAGCCCCTAGAATGATTGTTGATGCACTTTTGAAAAGGGCCACAATCTCTTTCAGGGAGTGCATGATACAAGTCTTTTCATTCCACTTCTTTGGCTGCCTGGAGATCTTCATCCTTATCCTCATGGCTgctgaccgctatgtggccatctgtaagcccCTGCACTACACAACCATCATGAGTCGACAGGTCTGTGCTGTGCTGGTGGCTATTGCCTGGGTGGGGTCCTGTGTGCATTCTTTAGCTCAGATTTTTCTGGCCCTGAGTTTACCTTTCTGTGGTCCCAATGTGATCGATCACTATCTTTGTGACTTGCAGCCCTTGTTGAAACTTGCCTGTGCAGATACCTATGTGATCAATCTACTGTTGGTATCCAATAGTGGGGCCATTTGTACACTGAGTTTTGTCATGCTGATGTGTTCCTATGTTGTCATCTTGTATTCTCTGAGAAATCACAGTgctgaagggaggaggaaagcccTCTCCACCTGCATGTCCCACATCATTGTAGTCGTCTTGTTCTTTGGTCCTTGCATATTTCTATACACACGCCCTGCAACCACCTTTCCCATGGATAAGATGATAGCTGTATTTTATACACTTGGAACACCTTTGATCAATCCTCTGATTTACACACTTAGGAATGCAGAAGTGAAAAATGCCATGAAGAAGTTATGGAGGAAGAAGTTGATTTCAGATGACAAAAGATGA